DNA sequence from the Nitrosopumilus sp. genome:
ATCAATTATCTTAATAATTGTGGTTTCTGCAAAATCAAAGTTAGCAATTTTACCTAAATATTAATTCCAGAAAATAAATAACTACATCATGTTTAATTTGGATGAGATTCAATCGGAAAAATACATCTCACTTGAAACTTATAGAAAAAACGGAGAGTCAGTACGAACTCCAGTTTGGTTTGTAATCAAAGAAGGTGTGGTATATGTTGTTACAAGATACCAAACAGGTAAAGTCAAACGTCTCAAAAATAATCTGAAAGTAAAACTAGCTACATGTACTATCAGAGGCAAAATCACAGGAGAATGGATTTCAGGCACTGCTAAAATTTTAACTAATGCAGAGATAAATGAGGCAGTAAAAATGAGAGATAAAAAATACGGATTCATGGCAAAAATGGCAAAATTTCTTAGTAAAAACAAGGGGGAATTTTTTGCATTTACAATTAAAATAGATTAAGTTATTTTTTATTTCTTAAGCGAGACAAAAAATTCTCAAATACATAAAAATTATTTTATTTTTTTATTTAATTCTGTAATGAATTTTTTTATTTTTGGTTTTGGAACAACTGCTCCACATGCTTTATCATGACCTCCTCCAGAACCACCAAGACTAGTTGCCAAAAGATTAACAATTTTTCCAAGATGAACTTGGCAATTCTTTGAACCCCTAACAGATACAGCATAAATGCCATGATCAACTCGTTCTTTGTATGCTACACCCACATCTTTTCCAGACAAGCCCATGACAAAATTGACAGCACCGCTTGCACCAGCATCTAAAATCTCCATATAACCAAGATTTTTCATAGTTTTCATACCTTTCTTTACTTTTGCAATCATTTGAGACAATTTTTCTACTTGAATCTGAGCAAATTCAAAAGTATTTGGAATTTCATGAGGGAATTTTGATTCAGCCAATTCCTCAACCAAATACAGCAAATAGTCAGGTTCTTTTTGATGACCGACAATATTGTAAGTCATCACAGTTGCGCTAATCAAAGCAAATTGTCTATCATAGATTTGTAATAATTTAGAACCAATAGGTCTGTCTTCCATATAATCAGTAATTGCAGCACAAGTTGCAACAAAAGATGCATGATCATTTAGTTTTGATTTGTAAGCACTGTAAACTTGGACAGTAGTACATTCATTGATATCATGAATT
Encoded proteins:
- a CDS encoding PPOX class F420-dependent oxidoreductase; the encoded protein is MFNLDEIQSEKYISLETYRKNGESVRTPVWFVIKEGVVYVVTRYQTGKVKRLKNNLKVKLATCTIRGKITGEWISGTAKILTNAEINEAVKMRDKKYGFMAKMAKFLSKNKGEFFAFTIKID
- a CDS encoding DHHA1 domain-containing protein yields the protein AAKKVTKKTAAKKVTKKTAAKKVTKKTTSKSKRTKVICISHKEDCDGISSAALIRQAFGGDAILVDYPGQMEALNQVVLDDKLKSLFICDLGLSKKTQDEFIDIMKTLRKNKVSITYIDHHDIDPVVVKELEKIKVKVIHDINECTTVQVYSAYKSKLNDHASFVATCAAITDYMEDRPIGSKLLQIYDRQFALISATVMTYNIVGHQKEPDYLLYLVEELAESKFPHEIPNTFEFAQIQVEKLSQMIAKVKKGMKTMKNLGYMEILDAGASGAVNFVMGLSGKDVGVAYKERVDHGIYAVSVRGSKNCQVHLGKIVNLLATSLGGSGGGHDKACGAVVPKPKIKKFITELNKKIK